A single Musa acuminata AAA Group cultivar baxijiao chromosome BXJ2-1, Cavendish_Baxijiao_AAA, whole genome shotgun sequence DNA region contains:
- the LOC135598232 gene encoding cell division cycle 20.2, cofactor of APC complex-like, with the protein MAVANHHPRQHQLLHKISNHTSTVRALDWCPTRSNLLASGGGRNDHCIKFWNAVNGVCLNSIDTGSEVCALLWDKNKSELLTSHGFPNNQLTLWNYISMTRKAELFGHSFRVLYLAGNPLGGVVASAAEDKTLKFWNVFETPKPPKPKANTVPFAQFNVIR; encoded by the coding sequence ATGGCTGTTGCAAATCACCATCCGCGCCAACATCAATTGCTTCACAAGATCAGCAACCACACTTCCACTGTGAGGGCCCTTGATTGGTGCCCTACCAGGAGCAATCtgctggcttctggtggaggACGCAATGATCATTGCATTAAGTTTTGGAATGCTGTTAATGGTGTTTGCTTGAACTCGATTGATACCGGCTCTGAAGTTTGTGCGTTGTTGTGGGACAAGAACAAATCTGAGTTGCTGACCTCCCATGGGTTTCCAAACAATCAACTCACCCTGTGGAATTACATATCCATGACGAGAAAAGCTGAGCTTTTTGGTCATTCATTTCGTGTTCTTTACTTGGCTGGGAACCCATTGGGaggtgtagtagcttctgcagCAGAAGATAAGACACTCAAGTTCTGGAATGTCTTTGAGACTCCCAAACCACCAAAACCTAAAGCAAACACTGTGCCCTTTGCCCAATTTAATGTCATAAGATGA
- the LOC135599073 gene encoding cell division cycle 20.2, cofactor of APC complex-like — MDMDFARCALTMPSRPQRDGSIESPSSVAYQKLLVQCILKNRSRIFAFKSAPESPADKVSQFDEDNRPHKKQQRRIPKDADRVLAAYDILDDDRLNLLDWGSNNVLAIGLNDKVCLWNAANKSSTEFSRALEDNSPVTSISWSPDGKVLAVALGNSDLHLVDAATRRVLVGIQGDSHSFVCSLAWRSNAILTTGRSDGSIVDYDIRKDDRAICDYRGHRLEVCSLK; from the coding sequence ATGGACATGGACTTCGCGCGCTGTGCTCTAACCATGCCTTCCAGACCTCAGCGTGATGGTTCGATAGAATCCCCATCGAGTGTGGCGTACCAAAAACTTCTTGTTCAATGTATTTTGAAGAACAGATCTCGCATCTTCGCATTCAAGAGTGCACCCGAATCACCGGCCGACAAGGTGTCCCAATTTGACGAGGACAATCGACCGCACAAGAAGCAACAGAGGCGAATCCCAAAAGATGCAGATAGGGTTTTGGCTGCTTATGATATCTTAGATGATGATAGGTTGAATCTActcgactggggaagcaataaCGTGTTGGCGATTGGCCTCAATGACAAAGTGTGCCTATGGAATGCTGCGAATAAGTCTAGTACGGAGTTTTCACGAGCCCTAGAAGACAACAGCCCTGTCACTAGCATCAGCTGGTCCCCAGACGGCAAAGTTCTAGCTGTGGCATTAGGCAATTCAGATTTACATCTGGTTGATGCAGCAACAAGACGTGTGTTGGTTGGGATCCAAGGTGACAGCCACTCCTTTGTTTGTTCACTTGCGTGGAGAAGTAATGCAATCTTGACGACTGGGAGATCCGATGGTAGTATTGTTGATTATGACATTAGAAAAGATGACCGGGCCATCTGTGACTATAGAGGGCATCGACTAGAAGTTTGTAGTCTTAAATGA